In Desulfonatronum thiodismutans, the genomic window GCCTTCGTGACGACAACCCTGGAAGACCCTTTGTCCTACGGGCGGGTTGTGCGCGACGGTTCCGGATTGGTTAGCGGGATCGTCGAAGCCAAGGATTTTGACCCGAAACTCCATGGAGAGCCCACAGGCGAAATCAACGCCGGAATTTACTTGCTGCGCGTTGCAACCATGGGGCCGCTGCTTTCCAAAATTTCAGCCGACAACAAGCAGGGCGAGTACTATCTGACCGATCTCGTGGACCTTGCTGTACGCGGTGGTCTGCGGGTGGGGACCTTCAATGCCGGGGATGTCGGCGATTCTTTATCCTGTATGGGGGTGAACAGTCCCCTGGAGTTGGCTGATTCCGAAGATGTGCTTCGTCGCCGAGCTGTTCAGGCTTTGCTGCGAGGCGGCGTGACGATCCATTTGCCCGATACCGTGAGCATCGGTCCGAGGGTGCTGGTGGAGCCCGGTGCGGAGATTTTCGGCCCCTGTGAGTTGTGCGGCGCTGTTCATATTTGCCGGGGAGCGGTCCTGGAGTCCCATACCTGGGTCAAGAATTCCAGTATCGGCTCCGGTAGCGTCGTCCGTTCCTTTTCGCACCTTGAGGGAGCCACTGTGGGTGAAGGCTGCGTCGTGGGCCCGTATGCCCGCTTGCGACCGGACGCGGTTCTGGAAACGGGTGCGCGAATCGGAAATTTCGTGGAGATGAAAAAGGCCAGGTTGGGCAAGAATGCCAAGGCCAGCCATTTGACGTATCTTGGAGACGCCGAGGTTGGAGAGGGTGCAAACATCGGTGCCGGGACTATCACCTGCAACTACGACGGGAAGCGCAAGCACCTCACTGAAATCGGACCGAGAGCCTTTATCGGCAGCAATACCGCGCTGGTGGCTCCGGTCAGGATCGGGGCCGACGCCCTGGTGGGAGCAGGCTCGGTGATCACCAAGGACGTTCCGGATGCCTCCTTGGCCGTGGCCCGCGGGAAGCAGCAGTGCTTCGCCAGGCGGCAGACGGAAGAGCCGGGCACTCAAAACGAAAAGCGTTCGGGTTAAATTATTTCTTGATCATTACTGTCTTTCCAGGATATGTGAAGCGCATGGACATACTCACTCAGTTCGAAGAGAAAATTGACCGACTGTTGCAACGGATTCAATCCGTTGAAGATGAAAATCTTCGCCTCTTGGAAGAGCTGGAGGCGGAGAAAAAGCAGAAGCAGGAAGTTTTGAGTCGGATTGACAACCTCTTGAAGAAAATTCAAGAAGCGGCTATTTAATTTGCTCATGCCCAGTCATACCATATCAGTCTTGGGGTTGGAATTGGCCTTCAAGGCTGATGCGGATCAAGCCCAGGTCGTTGCCGCCAGAAAGGAGATTGAAGAGCGGTTCACCGTGCTGAAAAAACAGGGCAAGCATATGAGCAAGGAAAAACTCCTGGCGTTTTTAGCGCTGGGACTAGCGGATGATTATCTCCTGACATGCAAAAAATTGGGGCAGTTGGAGACAAAGCTGGAAAAATTGCTTCACCGGATGGATCAAGACGATAGTGCCGGGAATAATATTGATACACAGTCGGAATAATTTAATCCCCTGGAAGGTTCGTGATCATCGAGTACTTTTTTGAGCCAATATAGTCCCAACGGGAGCCGCTTCCAACCGGGCGGTGCGCAGACCCAGTCACCTGGGGAGCCTGAAGTCCGGACAGTGGCGCCCACCTTGCATAGCAAGGTTCAAAGAAGCTCATGACACGGCTTTCCGGGGTTTACAACGATGCACAAGCCTGTTGTTTCTTCGATATTGCTCCGTTCTCCACAACCTTCGGCTTGTCGACGTTCCCATCCTTCCAGCCTCCCCCGAAACACCCGGTTTCGGCTTTTTGATCTCCCCCGATCCATATGACGCCACAATCGTGGCGGCCTATGCTATGCATGCAGGCGACGTCGTCCCCTTTGATGGCGGGTGCGATAGCGTTTGTGCGGCCCATTGATGGAATGGGCGAGATGATTTGGAAAAGGGGAAAATCCCATGTCGATAGAGAGCGTTTTCATATTGCTTTTCGGCTTGTTGGCCGGAGGAGCCCTGGCCTATGTGGCCCAGCGGCATATCGCCGGTACGAAGGTCAAGGAGGCGGAAGAACTGTCGGGAAAAATTCTGGAGGAGGCCCGGAAAGAGGCCCAAGTCCAGAAGAAAGAGTTCCTGCTCCAAGCCCAGGATGAAATTTTTCGGCGCAAGAAGGAACAGGAGCAGGAGTATCGGGACCGGGAAAGTGAACTGAAAAAGCAGGAAAGTCGGCTGCAGGAAAAGGAAGAGCGTCTAGAACAGAAGTTGGAAAAGGCTTCTCAGAAGGAGAGCGATGTTGTTCACCTGGAGAAGAGTCTCATCCAGAGGGAGCGGGATTTCGCGGTCCAGGAGGAACGCTTGGCGGAGATGACCCTGACGCAGCAAAAGCGGCTGGAGGAAATTTCCGGGCTGACCGTTGAGGAGGCCAAAAAGCGGCTGATGGAAGAGATCGAGAGTCAGGCTCGCCACGAATCGGCCAAGACGTTGCGCCAGATTGAAAGTGAAACCAGGGAAAGCGCCGACCGTAAGGCCAAGGAAATTTTGGCCACGGCCATTCAACGCTATGCCGGAGAGTTCGTCACTGAACAAACCGTTTCTTCAGTGGCGTTGCCCAGCGAGGACATGAAGGGGCGGATCATCGGGCGGGAAGGTCGCAACATCCGCGCCCTGGAGGCGGCCACGGGCGTGGACTTGATCATTGACGACACTCCGGAGACCGTGATTCTTT contains:
- the zapA gene encoding cell division protein ZapA; this encodes MPSHTISVLGLELAFKADADQAQVVAARKEIEERFTVLKKQGKHMSKEKLLAFLALGLADDYLLTCKKLGQLETKLEKLLHRMDQDDSAGNNIDTQSE
- the glmU gene encoding bifunctional UDP-N-acetylglucosamine diphosphorylase/glucosamine-1-phosphate N-acetyltransferase GlmU, with protein sequence MQAVQSFSALVLAAGKGTRMHSDKPKVLHTLLGEPMLWYVLEAVRPLAGDSAYTIIGHGAELVRKQFPEERFILQEEQLGTGHAVLSAWPAILAANPRWCLVINGDTPLIDGVMLERFCAAMMHDEVDLAFVTTTLEDPLSYGRVVRDGSGLVSGIVEAKDFDPKLHGEPTGEINAGIYLLRVATMGPLLSKISADNKQGEYYLTDLVDLAVRGGLRVGTFNAGDVGDSLSCMGVNSPLELADSEDVLRRRAVQALLRGGVTIHLPDTVSIGPRVLVEPGAEIFGPCELCGAVHICRGAVLESHTWVKNSSIGSGSVVRSFSHLEGATVGEGCVVGPYARLRPDAVLETGARIGNFVEMKKARLGKNAKASHLTYLGDAEVGEGANIGAGTITCNYDGKRKHLTEIGPRAFIGSNTALVAPVRIGADALVGAGSVITKDVPDASLAVARGKQQCFARRQTEEPGTQNEKRSG